In Fusobacterium russii ATCC 25533, the following proteins share a genomic window:
- a CDS encoding RNA-binding S4 domain-containing protein, with protein sequence MRLDKFLKVSRIIKRRTIAKIVIDGGKAKLDGKVAKASTEVKVSQTLELEYYNKYFRFEILQVPVGNVAKDKTSDLIKLLESKGVEVNIDLDKDEDFFE encoded by the coding sequence ATGAGATTAGACAAATTTTTGAAAGTGAGTAGAATTATAAAAAGAAGAACAATTGCTAAGATTGTTATCGATGGTGGAAAAGCAAAGTTGGATGGAAAAGTTGCAAAAGCGTCAACAGAAGTAAAAGTTTCACAGACTTTAGAATTAGAATATTATAATAAGTATTTTAGATTTGAAATTTTGCAAGTTCCCGTTGGAAATGTCGCAAAGGATAAGACAAGTGATTTAATAAAACTTTTAGAATCCAAGGGTGTTGAAGTTAATATAGATTTAGATAAGGATGAGGATTTCTTTGAATAA
- the ispE gene encoding 4-(cytidine 5'-diphospho)-2-C-methyl-D-erythritol kinase, with translation MRISLNNYKVFANAKINLGLNVYEKDLDNYHKLDTIMLPINLKDELEIFIFNEAGSLNIECSDKNIPTNKKNILYKTYELFFEKLGTIPLKINIILQKNIPSEAGLGGGSSNAAVFLNILNDYYENYFDIEALKKIAFEIGSDVPFFIENKAARISGKGELVKKIESKFESTLLLIKPDFGISTKIAYDNFDKLKYIKYSNLDAIERGLFENNLLLIKENIENGLEQAIENDQKIKLLKNSLRTILPNKKFFMTGSGSVFFTFITKNEKEVVETKLKIFLDNVKIFICNIQN, from the coding sequence ATGAGGATTTCTTTGAATAACTATAAAGTTTTTGCAAATGCAAAAATAAATCTAGGTTTAAATGTATATGAAAAAGATTTAGATAATTACCATAAATTAGATACTATAATGTTACCTATAAATTTAAAAGATGAGCTGGAAATTTTTATTTTTAATGAGGCAGGCTCTTTAAATATAGAATGCTCAGATAAAAATATACCTACAAATAAAAAGAATATTTTATATAAAACCTATGAGTTATTTTTTGAGAAACTAGGCACAATACCACTAAAAATTAATATAATTTTACAAAAAAATATTCCTTCTGAAGCGGGGCTTGGTGGCGGAAGCTCAAATGCGGCAGTATTTTTAAATATATTAAATGATTATTATGAGAATTATTTTGATATTGAAGCTTTAAAAAAAATTGCTTTTGAAATAGGAAGTGATGTTCCATTTTTTATAGAAAATAAAGCTGCAAGAATAAGTGGAAAAGGAGAATTAGTAAAGAAAATTGAAAGCAAATTTGAGAGTACTTTACTTTTAATAAAGCCGGATTTTGGAATTTCTACTAAAATAGCTTATGATAATTTTGATAAATTAAAGTACATAAAATATTCAAATTTAGATGCGATAGAAAGAGGATTATTTGAGAATAACTTATTATTAATTAAAGAAAATATAGAAAACGGTCTTGAGCAAGCAATAGAAAACGATCAAAAAATAAAGTTACTGAAGAACTCCTTAAGGACTATTTTGCCCAATAAAAAATTTTTTATGACAGGAAGTGGAAGTGTTTTTTTTACTTTCATTACTAAAAATGAAAAAGAGGTTGTAGAAACTAAACTTAAAATTTTTTTAGACAATGTAAAAATTTTTATATGCAATATACAAAACTAA
- the yfcC gene encoding putative basic amino acid antiporter YfcC codes for MKKFKMPDTYIIIFFVVVLASILTYVVPVGKFEMHKVTYITETGAEKTRNVPIPGSFQYELDENGKELIRGIKFFEPGGEVGFSNYIFEGVTSGDKWGTAVGIVAFILIVGGAFGIIIKTGAVETGIYSMISKSKNSDLIMIPVLFVLFSLGGAVFGMGEEAIPFAMLIIPIVVGMGYDSITGILLTYIPTQIGFATSWMNPFSVAVAQGVSGIPVLSGAGYRIFMWAFFTIFGVVYTLMYAKKVKKNPESSIAYKTDAYFREDFKAVEDKETKFNLGHKLVILIMILGMAWVIYGVVKEGYYLPEIATQFVIMGILSGIVGVAFKLNNMTINDIATSFRKGAEDLVGAALVVGMAKGIVLILGGTSADSPTVLNTILNSVANVLGSMPAAFSAWVMYIFQSVFNFFVVSGSGQAALTMPIMAPLADLVGVTRQVAVLAFQLGDGFTNMIVPTSGILMAILGVAKVEWATWAKYQIKFQLLLFTLGSVFVLFGVFSNFS; via the coding sequence ATGAAAAAATTCAAAATGCCGGATACTTACATAATAATATTTTTTGTGGTAGTATTAGCATCAATTTTAACTTATGTGGTTCCAGTTGGAAAATTTGAAATGCACAAGGTTACTTACATAACTGAAACAGGAGCAGAAAAAACAAGAAATGTTCCTATTCCAGGAAGTTTCCAATATGAATTGGATGAAAATGGAAAAGAATTAATTAGAGGAATAAAGTTTTTTGAACCTGGTGGAGAAGTTGGTTTTTCAAATTATATATTTGAAGGTGTTACAAGTGGTGATAAATGGGGAACAGCTGTCGGTATAGTAGCCTTTATATTAATAGTTGGAGGTGCTTTTGGAATCATAATAAAAACAGGAGCTGTAGAAACTGGAATATATAGCATGATAAGTAAAAGTAAAAATTCAGATCTCATAATGATTCCAGTTTTATTTGTACTATTTTCTCTTGGAGGAGCTGTCTTCGGGATGGGAGAAGAAGCCATTCCATTTGCAATGCTAATAATACCTATAGTTGTAGGTATGGGATATGACTCTATAACTGGAATACTTTTAACTTATATACCTACTCAGATTGGTTTTGCAACATCTTGGATGAATCCGTTTAGTGTTGCTGTTGCACAAGGAGTTTCTGGTATACCTGTACTTTCTGGTGCTGGTTATAGAATATTTATGTGGGCATTTTTTACTATTTTTGGAGTTGTCTATACTCTAATGTATGCAAAAAAAGTTAAGAAAAATCCAGAATCATCTATAGCTTATAAGACAGATGCTTATTTCAGAGAAGACTTTAAAGCAGTAGAAGATAAAGAAACTAAATTTAATTTAGGACATAAATTAGTAATTTTAATTATGATTCTTGGAATGGCTTGGGTTATTTATGGTGTTGTAAAAGAAGGATACTATCTTCCTGAAATAGCTACACAATTTGTAATAATGGGAATTCTTTCAGGAATCGTTGGAGTGGCATTTAAGCTAAATAATATGACTATAAATGATATAGCTACATCATTTAGAAAAGGAGCTGAAGATTTAGTTGGGGCAGCTTTAGTAGTAGGTATGGCAAAAGGAATTGTTTTAATTTTAGGTGGAACAAGTGCAGATAGCCCTACTGTTCTTAATACAATTTTAAATTCTGTGGCTAATGTTTTAGGAAGTATGCCAGCTGCATTTTCTGCTTGGGTAATGTATATATTCCAGTCAGTATTTAATTTCTTTGTAGTTTCTGGATCGGGACAAGCAGCTTTAACAATGCCAATAATGGCTCCTCTTGCTGACTTAGTTGGAGTTACAAGACAAGTTGCAGTTCTAGCCTTCCAATTAGGTGACGGTTTTACCAATATGATAGTTCCTACTTCTGGAATACTTATGGCAATATTAGGTGTAGCAAAAGTCGAATGGGCAACATGGGCTAAATATCAAATTAAATTTCAATTATTATTATTTACTTTAGGTTCTGTATTTGTCTTATTTGGGGTATTTTCTAATTTTTCATAA
- the spoVG gene encoding septation regulator SpoVG: protein MVVTDVRIKKITEEKFGKLKAYADITLDGCLVIHGLKLMEGENGLFVAMPSRKMFNNEYKDIVHPISSDLRKHITEIVKEKYEELEEIAQ, encoded by the coding sequence ATGGTTGTGACAGATGTAAGAATCAAGAAGATTACTGAGGAAAAATTTGGGAAATTGAAAGCTTATGCGGACATAACTCTTGACGGATGTTTAGTTATCCATGGGTTAAAATTGATGGAAGGTGAAAATGGACTATTTGTAGCTATGCCTTCAAGAAAGATGTTTAACAATGAGTATAAGGATATAGTGCATCCAATAAGTTCAGATTTAAGAAAGCATATTACAGAGATTGTAAAAGAAAAGTATGAAGAATTAGAAGAAATTGCTCAATAA